CACGTAAGAAATTTATTCGTTTTCGTGAAATTCGTGTATGTAATTACATCAGTTTTCGTGACACAGATGCGTATTTCTATCCTCAAGTCCTGCACACAATACCACTTGGGCATTGGTGATGATGAGCGTGTGTCATTTATTTTCGTGAAGCACTCATGTAAACAATTACATCGAATTGCTTGAAGCACAAATACGTACCGACATATCAGATCTCGTGAAGCTTTCATGTATCCACTCGCATCATTTTCGTGAAATGTTTAGGTGAAATTAGATCAGTTTTCGTGATCTATTGTTTTAACACGGTCAGATCAGTTTTCGTGAATCTGTTACGTACTATTATGGCGTCTGTATTTTATTTCTACTCCACATCAGCAATAGAGCTATCCTCAAATAGGAAAAGTAATGAATTTGGCGTTACACTCTTTTGAAGGGCGTCAAATCGATCGGGAGATAGTTAATCGCAataattgatgaaaaaagtacaacAGGTATCTTCAACCAATTGAACAGGACACTCTGCGGTTATTTCTTTGGAATATTACTTGGACATTTGGTGCGCTCCAAGAAACGAGGTCTCTACGAGTTTGTTGGCGCCCCTCAGAGATTAGCCGCCACGAATCAGACTTTTTACGTGATTCGGCCCAAATCATTTCCTCACAGATCATTCGTAGAGTGAAAAAGCACATCGATTATTTCATACCCTTTTGGGTTAACTGATGTTGAggtctttttttattttacttGAACAAATTGCTTCAGCATTACAGTGTGCtggtttttattttaaatTGATGAATCTCATCGCAGGCACGGACAGCGCCCTGCCCTGACCGTAggggaaaaaaagaaataggaTGTAACTTTTAACATAATTTCACCGTAGGGTGGGTTGCGTATAGCGGTGGCTATTAAGTTCAGCAATACGTGGAATTCTAAGTTTGAACACCGTATCTCAATAAAGTTTTCTAAGATTCAAGAAAGCAAGGAGACCAGAAAAGCGGACGGCAGAAATACATCATATAGAAATCATGTGACctgttaaaaaaaatactctTACAGAAGTCTGTTCGTTGAACTGGTACATAGCCAATTCACTTGCCATATCAAAATTTAGCTACTATAGATCAGTGTTGCATCCCAGAGAGTCTAAAAAAAGAGGTGTGATGattgtttatttcttcACACACATCATTCAAACATTTTGATCCGCCCTTTTTTCGATGTATGTTTTAACGCGGTAAAAAttgatatttcttttctggaTCAAAAATACACTTAGTTCTGCCACGCCATTTTAAAAATGAAGGCACAATATACACTCGAGTTAAACGGTAAAGATCAAATGTCAATTTCATCCTTATTTGGCATGCATCTGTTTCTTGGCCGCTAAGAACTACGTACAACTCTGTGTTAGATCAGAATTTAACGGATCATTGATCTAAACACCATATGTccagaaggaaaaaaatgttggCGTTTGTCTCAAATGTGGCATAATACTCCTTGATTGAGGGACATTGATCTAATAACTTTGATTACAATCTCTCTTTGAGGTGCTCCTTCTCCCTGCTATTTCAACAGTATACGATCATTTCATCATTCAGTTTTTACCTAGAATGGTAAAAGTCGATTTTGTTACTTTACGTGAGGCAGCTACATCACTCTTTTGGATCAATTGATTacaaaaattcaaaaattttaagtATAATGTGAAACACTTCCACTAATATCACAGTACTCCTGAATTTTGTAGAAGCTAAATAGacctttgaattttttaccCAAACAAAAGATAGAagttaatttttttttgcaccAGTATATCGATAACTGAAATGgcttcaaaattttatcaaagagAAAGTAAGACTATTGAGAATGGGAGAAATGTTTTTCCGATATCCCGTGTCATTTTTACCTACAAAACAATCTTCAATTAGAATAACCGGTCATTCTTTCTGTAAGCAATCGCCTCACAAAATAATTAGTAACAATGGTTAATTGCgtatgaaaaatatcagCCTTATCACATGATTATTTTCCTCTTTATTTGCCTATGAGacaaataaacaaatattACATGAACAAGGAAGAGTTCCTATCgttctctttttatttttgagcttatgatatatataatttgGAACCTAATATTCATGGAAAATGGCGGTTTCAACCTTGTTTCATTCACGTTCGTAATATTTCTTGAGTACAAAAGTataataaattaaaaaGGAGAATTAAAGATTGATTATTGCAGGTGTAACACATCCTTCATCTAATAAATATGTCTATAGTAAGAGATTTAAACTCTGCCTACATAAAGATAGGTTGAGTGATAATTTATAATTTGGCCTTATATTACCTATTTAGTGGATACTGGCGTACATTTATTTATAATTCTAATTTTCCTCTTGTTTTGCTCCATTTTTAACAAGTAAATGAATGCAAATTTGGGGACAAAAATATTACGTGGACATTCCACAAAACTAGTCTTCATTATGACTGCAATGTCAAATGAACTCTTAAACGCTCAAATAATTACATAAATACTAAAAATCGTCCCATTTATCTTGTTCCTGTTCATTTTGCTTGTCAGTACTACCAATCTTTTGGTATCCTGCATGGGTCGTATTCCCTGTAgtagaattttcttctgcactaccattgaaatttttggtgAAATTACTAAATGCTTGAAACCCATAATTACttgtttcttgaaatttttgaccGAATTGAGCCGCTGCTCTCTTTGTCTCTTCGGACAACTCTCCAGATTGCCATTGTTGAACATGAGGTTTGATTACAGTCTCGTTTACATCCTCAAAAGATTTAGATACTGCACTGGAGAAGAGGCCCCATCCCCTAGTCAATGTTCCCAACGGATCAGCTTGGAAATTCTCTAGACTCAAAGTATTAGTGGTCCCTGCCGGTTGTTCTTGTGTAGGATTAGCGGGTGTGCTGCCAAATCCTTGGTATTTGCCTCCTTGAGAGGGAGGTAAATGATCTGGTCTAGATTGATTCTTCTTACCTAGTTCAGCAAAATATGCCTcatttttctccttttgaAGGTTGGAACCATTACCGGAGTTTGCTGGTGTTGCAGATCGACGGTTTTCCAGAGGTGTCTCTTCTCGACTTTGAGCTTCACCAGAAGTAGTGGTATCAGCGGCGGTAGCGGTGGCTGACAATTTTGAACCATCAAAATCCACATGTTCTTGCTCTTCGAATGGTCTATCTTCGCAAAGACAagtcaatttttctttgtagtCCTCTGCAATGGGATTATCGTACTTCACTTTCTGTGGTAAACTCAAGTCGATATTATGCGATTTGAACCATTCACTCAATGGTTGATTACCACCTTTCTCCATGCGCAGCAACTCCTCTGGCTTAAACTGATCCATAGTGATAGATCTCACAAATGATATATGCACACCGAGGCCTCTATGAATACCGGCACATTCAAGGCAAATAAAGGCTCCAAATTTCGGAGTTGCCCATTGTGGATTTGGTGCGCCACAATCCATGCATTTCTTGTTCGCACCAATCTTCTGCAACTGTAAAAGGCGTCTACGGGTATCTGGGTCCACTTTCCAATCCGACATGCTCTATAATCTGCTATCAAACTACCGAAATGACACCATTTAAACTGAGTTTGAAGTCGATATTTCCTCTTTCATTCCTGATATGATTGTGCTATTTTGGTTCTTGACAAAAACCGGCGTTGTTTGCGGGTAACCGCGGGATTTTTTACGCGTCAAACTGGAGGAAGAATATAACAAGCTTTCGAGCAAGATCAAATATATTAGCATGTGGAAAAGTAAGACAAAGCCCCCAGAGATTCTGCTTATAGTTGCTAgaaagatatattattaaCCATGAGTACTGCTTCAACTCCTCCAATTAACTTATTCCGTAGAAAAAAGGAACATAAACGTGGGATCACATATACAATGTTGTTATGTGGGCCAGCAGGTACAGGAAAGACTACCTTTGCTAACAATTTGTTGGAGACTAAGATTTTCCCGCACAAGTATCAATATGGGGAGGCGGATGCCAGTACTAATTCTAATCCAGAAGTGAAAATTATTGCTCCTACCAAAGTTGTTTCATTCAACTCAAAGAACGGGATTCCGTCTCACGTATCTGAATTCGACCCCATGAGATCCAATTTGGAACCTGGTATCACTATCACCTCCACTTCATTGGAACTTGGGGGCAAAAAAGAGCAAGGATCACCAGAAATGAACGAAGATGATactgttttcttcaacttgaTCATGACACATGGCATAGGTGAGAACTTAGATGATTCACTATGTTTTGAAGAGGTTATGTCGTATTTGGAACAACAATTTGATATTGTTCTAGCCGaagaaacaagaattaaaagaaatcCAAGATTTGAGGACACCAGGGTTCACGTCGCATTGTATTTCATTGAACCGACAGGGCATGGTTTGAGAGAAGTTGATGTAGAGCTCATGAAAAGCATCTCCAAATACACTAATGTGCTGCCAATAATAACAAGAGCTGATTCATTTACCAAGGAGGAATTAATCCAATTCAGGAAGAACATCATGTTTGATGTGGAAAGATATAATGTTCCAATTTACAAATTTGAGGTTGATCCAGAGGATGATGATCTAGAATCAATGGAAGAAAACCAGGCATTGGCATCCTTGCAACCATTTGCCATTATAACTTCTGAGACCAGAAACAGCGAGGGAAGATATGTTAGAGAGTATCCATGGGGGGTGATATCTATCgacgatgaaaaaatctcagacttgaaagttttgaaaaacgtCTTGTTCGGCTCTCATTTACaagaattcaaagataCGACCCAAAATTTACTTTACGAGAACTACCGTTCCGAAAAACTGTCATCAGTGGCTAATACTGAAGAAATCGGTCCTAGTTCTACGAAGAGACAATCAAATGCTCCAAGTCTAAGCAACTTTGCATC
The Saccharomyces mikatae IFO 1815 strain IFO1815 genome assembly, chromosome: 4 genome window above contains:
- the GCS1 gene encoding GTPase-activating protein GCS1 (similar to Saccharomyces cerevisiae GCS1 (YDL226C) and SPS18 (YNL204C); ancestral locus Anc_2.46); the protein is MSDWKVDPDTRRRLLQLQKIGANKKCMDCGAPNPQWATPKFGAFICLECAGIHRGLGVHISFVRSITMDQFKPEELLRMEKGGNQPLSEWFKSHNIDLSLPQKVKYDNPIAEDYKEKLTCLCEDRPFEEQEHVDFDGSKLSATATAADTTTSGEAQSREETPLENRRSATPANSGNGSNLQKEKNEAYFAELGKKNQSRPDHLPPSQGGKYQGFGSTPANPTQEQPAGTTNTLSLENFQADPLGTLTRGWGLFSSAVSKSFEDVNETVIKPHVQQWQSGELSEETKRAAAQFGQKFQETSNYGFQAFSNFTKNFNGSAEENSTTGNTTHAGYQKIGSTDKQNEQEQDKWDDF
- the SHS1 gene encoding septin SHS1 (similar to Saccharomyces cerevisiae SHS1 (YDL225W); ancestral locus Anc_2.51); the encoded protein is MSTASTPPINLFRRKKEHKRGITYTMLLCGPAGTGKTTFANNLLETKIFPHKYQYGEADASTNSNPEVKIIAPTKVVSFNSKNGIPSHVSEFDPMRSNLEPGITITSTSLELGGKKEQGSPEMNEDDTVFFNLIMTHGIGENLDDSLCFEEVMSYLEQQFDIVLAEETRIKRNPRFEDTRVHVALYFIEPTGHGLREVDVELMKSISKYTNVLPIITRADSFTKEELIQFRKNIMFDVERYNVPIYKFEVDPEDDDLESMEENQALASLQPFAIITSETRNSEGRYVREYPWGVISIDDEKISDLKVLKNVLFGSHLQEFKDTTQNLLYENYRSEKLSSVANTEEIGPSSTKRQSNAPSLSNFASLISTGQFNSSQTLANNLKADTPRNQISENVKENEYEDNREHDPAEDEQEMSPVRQLGREIKQENESLIRLIKSESSPKFLNSPDLPERTKLRNISETVPYVLRHERILARQQKLEELEAQSAKELQKRIQELERKAHELKLREKLINQNRLNGSSSSINSLQQSTKSQIKKNDTFTDLASIVSGRD